The region GACCCCAAAAACCCGGGAGCAGTGGATGAAATCGTGCATCTGGGGGATCACTGGAACGAAGAAGGCCTGCGGGCACATAAAAAGGAAATCCTGGCTTTAAACCAGGAAATAGGACGGCTCTTTAAACGGGCCTACAGCTACCTGGCCGTCGCCCACCTCTTCCTGGAAGAGGTGCGCAGCTATTACCGGGAAACGGGCGCCTTCAATGTAGGGGCTTTTGATAAGCTGTCCCTCGATCTGACCCATGAAATTTTTGCCGGGCAGGAGCGCCAGACAGATAACCCCAGAGCCCGCCACCTTTTTGCCACAGCCATTACCCCCGACGGAACGGTGAGCTACCTGGACACTATCGTTGGTCACTTAAAGAAACGTTATATTATCAATGGTGATGATGGTACGGGCAAGACCACCCTGGTCCGGCGGATTATGGATGCCGCTTTAATGCGCGGGTTCGACGTGGAGGCTTATCA is a window of Desulfofundulus luciae DNA encoding:
- a CDS encoding PRK06851 family protein, giving the protein MNKGRLKKVFPGGNTCRGFYSFYDYIIEPDATRIFVIKGGPGVGKSTFMRKIGEEMLERGYDVEFHCCSSDNGSLDGVVIPAIKVALLDGTAPHVVDPKNPGAVDEIVHLGDHWNEEGLRAHKKEILALNQEIGRLFKRAYSYLAVAHLFLEEVRSYYRETGAFNVGAFDKLSLDLTHEIFAGQERQTDNPRARHLFATAITPDGTVSYLDTIVGHLKKRYIINGDDGTGKTTLVRRIMDAALMRGFDVEAYHCALDPSRIEHLVIPGLDLAVVNSVEPHYYKPQDGDVVVDTMTCVRPVS